A region of Bos javanicus breed banteng chromosome 17, ARS-OSU_banteng_1.0, whole genome shotgun sequence DNA encodes the following proteins:
- the CDK2AP1 gene encoding cyclin-dependent kinase 2-associated protein 1 isoform X2 encodes MSYKPNLTTHMPAASLNAAGSVHPPSTSMATSSQYRQLLSDYGPPSLGYTQGTGNSQVPQSKYAELLAIIEELGKEIRPTYAGSKSAMERLKRGIIHARGLVRECLAETERNARS; translated from the exons ATGTCTTACAAACCGAACTTGACCACGCACATGCCCGCCGCCTCCCTCAACGCCG CTGGGAGTGTCCACCCGCCCTCCACCAGCATGGCAACGTCCTCACAGTACCGCCAGCTGCTGAGTGACTACGGGCCGCCATCTCTCGGCTACACCCAG GGCACTGGGAACAGCCAGGTGCCCCAGAGCAAATATGCCGAGCTGCTGGCCATCATCGAAGAGCTGGGGAAGGAGATCAGACCCACCTACGCGGGCAGCAAGAGTGCGATGGAGAGACTAAAACGAG GCATCATCCATGCCCGAGGATTGGTGCGGGAGTGCCTGGCTGAAACGGAGCGAAACGCCAGGTCCTAG
- the CDK2AP1 gene encoding cyclin-dependent kinase 2-associated protein 1 isoform X3, translated as MATSSQYRQLLSDYGPPSLGYTQGTGNSQVPQSKYAELLAIIEELGKEIRPTYAGSKSAMERLKRGIIHARGLVRECLAETERNARS; from the exons ATGGCAACGTCCTCACAGTACCGCCAGCTGCTGAGTGACTACGGGCCGCCATCTCTCGGCTACACCCAG GGCACTGGGAACAGCCAGGTGCCCCAGAGCAAATATGCCGAGCTGCTGGCCATCATCGAAGAGCTGGGGAAGGAGATCAGACCCACCTACGCGGGCAGCAAGAGTGCGATGGAGAGACTAAAACGAG GCATCATCCATGCCCGAGGATTGGTGCGGGAGTGCCTGGCTGAAACGGAGCGAAACGCCAGGTCCTAG
- the CDK2AP1 gene encoding cyclin-dependent kinase 2-associated protein 1 isoform X1, translating into MRWRPAAMPRQALLPLEGKRVGSRAPLKRWWLEDGARRGLNRPRSAPALRQRPEQRGQDRGAQGRRPEDAEEPDKERRKDWEARKQRRQRRGEQGTGNSQVPQSKYAELLAIIEELGKEIRPTYAGSKSAMERLKRGIIHARGLVRECLAETERNARS; encoded by the exons ATGAGGTGGCGGCCCGCTGCCATGCCCCGCCAGGCCCTCCTGCCCCTGGAGGGGAAGCGGGTGGGGTCGAGGGCCCCCCTGAAGAGGTGGTGGCTGGAGGACGGGGCCAGGCGTGGCCTGAACAGACCCCGAAGCGCCCCGGCCTTGAGGCAGCGGCCAGAGCAGAGGGGGCAGGATCGAGGGGCCCAGGGGAGGCGCCCAGAGGATGCCGAGGAGCCGGacaaggagaggaggaaggactGGGAGGCCAGGAAGCAGAGGCGACAGAGGCGGGGGGAGCAG GGCACTGGGAACAGCCAGGTGCCCCAGAGCAAATATGCCGAGCTGCTGGCCATCATCGAAGAGCTGGGGAAGGAGATCAGACCCACCTACGCGGGCAGCAAGAGTGCGATGGAGAGACTAAAACGAG GCATCATCCATGCCCGAGGATTGGTGCGGGAGTGCCTGGCTGAAACGGAGCGAAACGCCAGGTCCTAG